One segment of Channa argus isolate prfri chromosome 17, Channa argus male v1.0, whole genome shotgun sequence DNA contains the following:
- the LOC137102448 gene encoding N-lysine methyltransferase SMYD2-B-like yields the protein MTCSIEGLEKFDSPGKGRGLRVTKAFKTGELLFSCPAYSYVLSVKERGCYCEFCFSRKEGLARCGKCKKAFYCNVKCQRGDWPMHKLECSAMTAFRENWCPSEMSRLVARILAKKKMQKEKCASERILLIGDMQSHVDDVDNEIKEMHEGDIAGLHRFYSKHLELPDHKDLLTLFSQVACNGFTIEDDELSHMGTAIYPDVALINHSCLPSVIVTYNGTSAEVRAVQDMKPGDEVLISYIDLLYPTDDRNNRLRESYYFTCDCQECKSKSKDKAKLKVRKRSDPIEPEVISNMIRYARKTIRELKAFKRIKTPSELLEMCEQSLEEMGAVFEDSNVYMLHMMYQAMGVCIHMQDANGAIRYGEKIVKPYSQLYPPYSLNVSSMYLKLGRLYMGVDRHSMGISAFKKALPIMEVAHGKNHYYLKELRKEMAEK from the exons ATGACTTGCAGCATCGAGGGACTTGAGAAGTTTGACAGTCCTGGAAAAGGACGAGGTCTCCGCGTTACCAAAGCCTTTAAAACCGGAGAGCTCCTGTTTTCCTGCCCGGCGTACTCTTATGTGCTGTCAGTAAAAGAGAGAGGCTGCTACTGTGAATTCTGCTTCAGCAG GAAAGAAGGCTTGGCAAGATGTGGGAAGTGCAAGAAAGCTTTCTACTGCAATGTAAAATGCCAG aGAGGAGACTGGCCTATGCACAAACTGGAATGCTCAGCAATGACTGCATTCAGAGAGAACTGGTGCCCATCAGAGATGTCCCGTCTAGTTGCCCGGATCCTCGCAAAGAAG aaaatgcagaaagaaaaatgtgcttCTGAAAGAATCTTGCTAATAGGCGATATGCAATCAC ATGTGGATGATGTagataatgaaataaaagaaatgcacGAGGGAGATATTGCTGGACTACATCGTTTTTACTCCAAACATTTGGAACTGCCTGACCACAAAGACCTGCTCACACTCTTCTCTCAG GTTGCCTGTAATGGCTTCACTATTGAGGATGATGAACTGTCTCACATGGGTACTGCAATCTACCCAga TGTGGCCCTAATAAACCACAGCTGTCTTCCCAGTGTCATTGTCACATATAATGGGACATCAGCTGAGGTTCGGGCAGTGCAGGACATGAAGCCTGGAGATGAG GTTCTCATCAGCTACATAGACCTCCTCTATCCTACAGATGACCGCAATAATAGGCTGAGAGAGTCCTACTATTTCACCTGTGACTGCCAGGAATGTAAAAGCAAGTCCAAA GACAAGGCCAAGCTGAAAGTACGTAAGCGGAGTGACCCCATCGAACCAGAGGTCATCAGCAACATGATACGCTATGCCAGGAAAACCATCAGAGAACTCAAAGCTTTCAAACGCATTAAAA CCCCTAGTGAGTTGCTGGAGATGTGTGAACAGAGCCTGGAGGAGATGGGGGCGGTCTTCGAGGACTCCAATGTCTACATGCTCCATATGATGTACCAGGCCATGGGGGTGTGTATCCACATGCAAGATGCAAATGGCGCAATCAGATATGGCGAGAAGATCGTTAAACCTTACAG CCAGCTGTATCCTCCCTACTCGCTGAATGTGTCATCCATGTACCTGAAGCTGGGAAGACTGTACATGGGAGTAGACAGGCACTCAATGGGCATCAGCGCTTTTAAGAAG gCATTGCCCATAATGGAGGTGGCTCATGGGAAGAATCACTACTACTTGAAAGAGCTGCGCAAAGAGatggcagaaaaataa